The genomic region GGGCGGCCCTGCGGGCGCACCTGGCCCGCCGGGTAGCGCAGCAGCTGGGCGTCGTCGGTGAGGAAGACCAGGTCCTCCTCACCCGTGCGCAGCTCGACCGCGCCGACGATCCGGTCGCCGTCCTTGAGGGTGATGACCTCCAGCTCGTCCTTGTTGGCCGGGTAGTCCGGCACGACGCGCTTGACGACGCCCTGCTCGGTGCCGAGCGCCAGGCCCTGCGATGACTCGTCCAGCGAGGTCAGGCAGATCACCTTCTCGTCCGCCTCCAGGCCGGTCAGGAACTCCGTGATCGGGGCTCCGCCCGCCAGGGCCGGTGCGGTCGCGGTGTCCGGCAGCTGCGGCAGGTCGATCACGGACAGCCGGAGCAGGCGCCCCGCTGAGGTCACCACGCCCACCTCGGCCCGCGCCGTCGCCAGTACCTGCGAGGCGATGAGGTCGTGCTTGGCGCGCTTGCCGTCGGCCTCCGCCAGCGGCTCACCGGTCACGGTGCGGGCCAGCAGGCCCGTCGAGGACAGCAGCACGCGGCAGGGGTCGTCCGCGACCTCCAGCGGAACCGCCGCGACCGCCGTGCCCGCCGACTCCAGCAGGACCGTACGCCGCTCGGTGCCGAACTTCTTCGCGACCGCCGCCAGTTCCGCCGAGACGAGCTTGCGCAGCTCGGCGTCGGACTCCAGGATCCCGGTCAGCTCGTCGATCTCGCCGGTCAGCCGGTCGCGCTCGGACTCCAGCTCGATCCGGTCGAACTTGGTGAGCCGGCGCAGCGGGGTGTCCAGGATGTACTGGGTCTGGATCTCGCTCAGCGAGAACCGCTCCATCAGCCGGGCCTTGGCCTGCGCGGAGTTCTCGCTGTCCCGGATGAGCCGGATGACCTCGTCGATGTCGATGAGCGCCACCAGGAGGCCCTCGACCAGGTGCAGGCGGTCGCGGCGCTTGGTGCGGCGGAACTCGCTGCGCCGCCGGACGACCTCGAAGCGGTGGTCCAGGTAGACCTCCAGCAGCTCCTTGAGGCCGAGCGTCAGCGGCTGCCCGTCCACGAGGGCCACGTTGTTGATGCCGAAGGACTCCTCCATCGGCGTCAGCTTGTACAGCTGCTCCAGGACGGCCTCCGGGTGGAAGCCGTTCTTGATCTCGATGACCAGGCGCAGGCCGTGCGAGCGGTCGGTGAGGTCCTTGACGTCCGCGATGCCCTGGAGCTTCTTCGAACCGACCAGGTCCTTGATCTTCGCGATGACCTTCTCGGGGCCGACCGTGAAGGGCAGTTCCGTGACGACGAGGCCCTTGCGGCGCGCCGTCACGTTCTCCACCGCCACCGTCGCGCGGATCTTGAAGGTGCCGCGGCCGTTCGCGTAGGCGTCCTTGATGCCCGCGAGCCCGACGATCCGGCCGCCCGTGGGCAGGTCGGGACCCGGCACGAAGCGCATCAGCGCCTCCAGGTCCGCGTGCGGGTAGCGGATCAGGTGGCGGGCGGCCGCGATGACCTCGCCGAGGTTGTGCGGAGGCATGTTGGTGGCCATGCCGACCGCGATCCCGGACGCGCCGTTGACCAGCAGGTTCGGGTACGCGGCGGGCAGCGCGACCGGCTCCCGCTCCTGGCCGTCGTAGTTGGCGGTGAAGTCGACGGTGTCCTCGTCGATCGACTCCGTCATCAGCGACGTGGCGTCGGCCATCTTGCACTCGGTGTAACGCATCGCGGCCGGCGGGTCGTCGTTGCCGAGCGAACCGAAGTTGCCGTGGCCGTCGACCAGCGGCAGCCGCATCGAGAAGGGCTGGGCCATGCGCACGAGGGCGTCGTAGATCGACGCGTCACCGTGCGGGTGGAGCTTGCCCATGACCTCGCCGACGACGCGGGCGCACTTCACGTACCCGCGGTCGGGGCGCAGACCCATCTCGTTCATCTGGTACACGATGCGGCGGTGCACCGGCTTCATGCCGTCCCGGGCGTCGGGCAGGGCACGGGAGTAGATCACCGAGTACGCGTACTCGAGGAAGGAGCCCTGCATTTCGTCGACGACGTCGATGTCGAGGATCCTCTCCTCGAAATCCTCCGGCGGCGGGGTCTTCGTGCTGCGGCGGGCCATCGCTGCGCGGCTCCTTAACCAAGAATGAGTGTGCTGGGGGTCTGACGCGGACCATTGTGGCCCGAGGCACCGACAACGCCGACTCCGACCCAGGGTGTGACCCGGGAACTTATCCGGCGGCCGACGCGCTTGCATACAGTGGCAGGTCTGACAGAAATCTCTGCATCGCGATCGAAGGGACCACATGCCCATGGGTCACACGGCCACAGCCCAGGCCGGCTCCGGCGGCCTGACAGCAACCGAACACCGGCTGGCCAACGGCTTGCGCGTGGTGCTTTCCGAGGACCACCTGACCCCGGTCGCCGCGGTCTGCCTCTGGTACGACGTCGGCTCGCGCCACGAAGTCAAGGGGCGAACCGGCCTGGCTCACCTCTTCGAGCACCTGATGTTCCAGGGCTCGGCGAGCGTACCGGGCAACGGGCACTTCGAGCTGGTCCAGGGCGCCGGCGGCTCCCTGAACGGCACCACCAGCTTCGAGCGCACCAACTACTTCGAGACGATGCCGACCCACCAGCTGGAGCTCGCGCTGTGGCTGGAGGCGGACCGCATGGGCTCGCTGCTGGCCGCCCTGGACGACGAGTCCATGGAGAACCAGCGCGACGTCGTCAAGAACGAGCGCCGCCAGCGGTACGACAACGTCCCGTACGGCACGGCCTTCGAGAAGCTGACCGCCCTCGCGTACCCCGAGGGCCACCCGTACCACCACACGCCGATCGGCTCCATGGCCGATCTGGACGCCGCGTCCCTGGAGGACGCGCGCGCCTTCTTCCGTACGTACTACGCGCCCAACAACGCGGTGCTGTCGGTGGTCGGCGACATCGACCCGGCGCGCACGCTCGACTGGATCGAGAAGTACTTCGGCACCATCCCCGCGCACGACGGCAAGCAGCCGCCCCGTGACGGCTCGCTGCCCGACGTCATCGGCCGGGAGCTGCGCGAGGAGATCGTCGAGGAGGTCCCGGCGCGTGCCCTGATGGCCGCCTACCGGCTCCCGCACGACGGCACCCGCGAGTGCGACGCCGCCGACGTGGCGCTGACCGTCCTCGGCGGCGGCGAGTCCTCGAGGCTCCACAACCGCCTGGTACGCCGCGACCAGACGGCCGTCGCGGCCGGCTTCGGCATGCTGCGCCTGGCCGGCGCGCCCTCCCTGGGCTGGCTGGACGTCAAGACCTCCGGCGGCGTCGAGGTGCCCGACATCGAAGCGGCCGTGGACGAGGAGCTCGCGCGGTTCGCCGCCGAGGGCCCGACGGCCGAGGAGATGGAGCGCGCCCAGGCGCAGCTGGAGCGGGAGTGGCTGGACCGGCTGAGCACGGTCGCGGGCCGCGCCGACGAACTGTGCCGCTTCGCGGTGCTCTTCGGCGACCCGCAGCTGGCCCTGACCGCCGTCCAGCGCGTCCTCGCCGTCACCGCCGAGGAAGTGCAGGCCGTGGCCGCGGCCCGGCTGCGCCCGGACAACCGTGCCGTGTTGGTCTACGAGCCGATCGGCGCGGACGCCGACGCCGACGAGTCCGACGAGAACGACGCGAACGAGAACGAAGGGGCGGAGCAGTGAGCGACACCGCAGCCGTCACGATGACCTTCCACCCGCGCCCGCAGGCCGGTGAACCGCAGCCGTGGGCCTTCCCGGCCCCCGACCGCTCGGTCC from Streptomyces sp. NBC_00190 harbors:
- a CDS encoding DNA gyrase/topoisomerase IV subunit A gives rise to the protein MARRSTKTPPPEDFEERILDIDVVDEMQGSFLEYAYSVIYSRALPDARDGMKPVHRRIVYQMNEMGLRPDRGYVKCARVVGEVMGKLHPHGDASIYDALVRMAQPFSMRLPLVDGHGNFGSLGNDDPPAAMRYTECKMADATSLMTESIDEDTVDFTANYDGQEREPVALPAAYPNLLVNGASGIAVGMATNMPPHNLGEVIAAARHLIRYPHADLEALMRFVPGPDLPTGGRIVGLAGIKDAYANGRGTFKIRATVAVENVTARRKGLVVTELPFTVGPEKVIAKIKDLVGSKKLQGIADVKDLTDRSHGLRLVIEIKNGFHPEAVLEQLYKLTPMEESFGINNVALVDGQPLTLGLKELLEVYLDHRFEVVRRRSEFRRTKRRDRLHLVEGLLVALIDIDEVIRLIRDSENSAQAKARLMERFSLSEIQTQYILDTPLRRLTKFDRIELESERDRLTGEIDELTGILESDAELRKLVSAELAAVAKKFGTERRTVLLESAGTAVAAVPLEVADDPCRVLLSSTGLLARTVTGEPLAEADGKRAKHDLIASQVLATARAEVGVVTSAGRLLRLSVIDLPQLPDTATAPALAGGAPITEFLTGLEADEKVICLTSLDESSQGLALGTEQGVVKRVVPDYPANKDELEVITLKDGDRIVGAVELRTGEEDLVFLTDDAQLLRYPAGQVRPQGRPAGGMAGIKLSENAKVIHFSAVDPARDAMVFTVAGSHGTLDDSVLSAKLTPFDQYPRKGRATGGVRCQRFLKGEDVLVLAWAGNSPIRAASANGTPAELPAVDPRRDGSGAALPAAVAALAGAAL
- a CDS encoding M16 family metallopeptidase codes for the protein MGHTATAQAGSGGLTATEHRLANGLRVVLSEDHLTPVAAVCLWYDVGSRHEVKGRTGLAHLFEHLMFQGSASVPGNGHFELVQGAGGSLNGTTSFERTNYFETMPTHQLELALWLEADRMGSLLAALDDESMENQRDVVKNERRQRYDNVPYGTAFEKLTALAYPEGHPYHHTPIGSMADLDAASLEDARAFFRTYYAPNNAVLSVVGDIDPARTLDWIEKYFGTIPAHDGKQPPRDGSLPDVIGRELREEIVEEVPARALMAAYRLPHDGTRECDAADVALTVLGGGESSRLHNRLVRRDQTAVAAGFGMLRLAGAPSLGWLDVKTSGGVEVPDIEAAVDEELARFAAEGPTAEEMERAQAQLEREWLDRLSTVAGRADELCRFAVLFGDPQLALTAVQRVLAVTAEEVQAVAAARLRPDNRAVLVYEPIGADADADESDENDANENEGAEQ